A stretch of the Theileria equi strain WA chromosome 1, complete sequence genome encodes the following:
- a CDS encoding hypothetical protein (encoded by transcript BEWA_028430A), whose product MDRRYNPILKRDALYLKRVDSLTRQFKSALLFVHTASKNTRATNSKIAPEEFVNAKVPVTDRYLGPHGGGPMEAYGKNFDGFKVSPKQAKGPESDFALSNVSARKSKRVDTNRTTSTSTTPLSLRAHGDTARILRKTYECQVGLENDLEAASSLQARGTVPFDRKLGVLKDALRTLNDVK is encoded by the coding sequence ATGGATAGGCGCTACAATCCAATACTAAAGAGAGATGCCTTGTATCTCAAACGGGTGGACTCGCTTACGAGGCAATTCAAATCTGCGCTCTTGTTCGTGCATACAGCCTCTAAAAATACAAGGGCGACAAACAGTAAAATTGCACCGGAGGAATTTGTGAATGCAAAGGTACCCGTGACCGACCGATATCTTGGACCTCATGGAGGGGGTCCCATGGAAGCATATGGAAAAAACTTTGATGGGTTCAAGGTTTCTCCAAAACAGGCCAAGGGACCGGAGAGCGATTTTGCCCTGAGTAATGTATCCGCCAGAAAGTCCAAAAGGGTCGATACTAATCGGACAACGAGTACATCTACAACTCCTCTAAGTTTGAGAGCACACGGAGATACGGCAAGGATATTGCGGAAGACGTACGAATGTCAAGTAGGTTTGGAAAATGATCTAGAGGCAGCTAGTTCCCTGCAAGCACGTGGAACAGTCCCCTTTGACCGCAAACTCGGGGTACTCAAGGACGCCCTTCGAACATTGAATGATGTTAAgtaa
- a CDS encoding hypothetical protein (encoded by transcript BEWA_028440A) — MASKDVDIKNNCNVSCRCSGNAGFISAKTESVTGAGNYGYCTHEKLFVWIGGIKYGLHDLQIQDNKEPKKLKEKYHRLEVVTTYYHNYGIGGLFIKTPLLIGVKSTKGGTYEWYENTGTNGDNLTWRKIYNHSGFPNSDTDLANPQFKNKLDELACRLQNIVEINLSKDKYEVYCHHNHDPGYKNRIRVKLNPDTFHFPKYVTFEHTPNSGTELTIGGFNIGNNQQNVAGLNFPFKATRITVFMPTCDHNKPFLFHVASKQGQTNNRWFQRTNGSSWKEITSDSNFRNTTPDKANKEVRVQFTELTKSLGVTPCSAPGTVQLDVTKVPSPGKNETVYFYGNTPILVKKVVSNDLPNVFLKYSHTPPGDGEFTVSTALIGGSQIGTMTHRKVQGFFVYFWTGNDNLPILVGIKKSSWQDGSDQPKYYSKGNSGYSHIWTPTWVSGMSEVQALDDQNCSFNGAIPVNLNNPTNPDQFLSISNKSSCLKNYKKITRSTSTSSPPNSDYTVQEYNVSGGYTQISRVTYDGRDTTGITLPKDYTVSRIRVYSYPGNPGPPEIPLMLQFIPKGNGESKWFESNNTSGTDWGTVNVTAGFYNETGNQPTEKLTTELDEIACSIGIGVTMDISFRNSVQDASHKNRYCCRYHSDDMQKISVEKKIIQVNDRTMDCYRHQTNYGTTLSGIKYYENSNTNADRKRIKLGDLTFPIKDSVKIYALYCGGNPALIYLDYDGQLNVKGWYKRTPGDSQLWNNLTSELPDQTPDNIKKCGDEYNKLVTVLNEFPGYKDLQKCTENTTSQSSSLKDTGALPGPQGPGGELEQGAGTAHGKAKIKDSEEVDTQPKGPNPTLADEKNKKELGHRSEGVHRVLDFVSDLFSVLIGPKGDRAQPRSSLGPRGPACETGGQNHDKGEAGEPPTRPPVLLPTPKDTPEPNDLAQEAATPQLQENSNSGLSQPQNGNDQSPVDNHQQSDLQSLSADNQFSRGVPDAPPEVKPASEPSADKQGVPETSQTNSSDWEVIFGGSATVVSGSLTGLVLQDGNFIIAIKEILGWYNGVLSWMDTIGNYNQAITTIFRKVITSHLPNDITNISKIYLIHQNIKYLGLGSILLVKESECLLKRWCDSHLPEVFVDFTGKNQKSTMKVAFLDVGFVHSTFFVAEISESDGQFEHKILSEKASDEIGTYQIIETIGDHICELTGESIKIPSRHSFYIFKSSTKALKELSVLNDVKIDVERILADDEDFTTTLARTKLEELTAHIQEKLQAMIESVLPESLDDLLGMEVLGGGSRIPFVKAVAEKALGKRGFTRPLRTSMDTTSAVAYGATKLALSGTLPSMESPLPDEYRRFLDREALLKSIEDAELQKQSLLNEIDNYIIKTKNDAQEDYKGVLDLEKAEPLLYDLENFASEAIMDKTIDWQTCSKKLEECKAKVEQEFPEYIKLKEEKERQHQEEATESSSMPEVNMDVTLPNSVCIKRANKNKEEGNVLVSAGNVELAAQHYIRAIQYCSKVSNVTEEEQTTLSELKMTTNLNLAMCYLKMETKTSLNKVVSCCSVALDIRPNHPKALFRRALAYEKLNELEKAIGDAEFGLTAHPDNTDLKNTLSGTLDSLVIFVLYKREELESVVYIRKRVGS, encoded by the exons ATGGCTTCAAAAGACGTAGATATAAAAAACAATTGTAATGTATCATGCAGATGCTCTGGGAATGCAGGCTTTATCAGTGCTAAGACAGAGTCAGTTACAGGAGCAGGAAATTACGGATATTGCACTCATGAGAAGCTATTCGTATGGATAGGTGGTATTAAGTATGGCTTACACGATCTCCAAATACAAGATAATAAAGAACCAAAAAAACTTAAGGAGAAATACCATAGACTAGAAGTAGTAACTACTTACTACCACAACTATGGCATCGGTGGactttttataaaaactCCTCTACTTATTGGTGTCAAGAGTACTAAAGGGGGGACTTATGAAtggtatgaaaatactggtactaatggagataaCCTGACATGGAGGAAGATTTATAACCATAGTGGATTTCCTAACAGTGACACGGATCTTGCTAATCCCCAGTTCAAGAATAAGCTAGATGAGCTTGCCTGTAGACTACAGAATATTGTTGAAATAAATCTCTCCAAAGATAAATATGAGGTATATTGTCATCATAACCATGATCCAGGGTATAAGAATAGGATAAGAGTTAAACTCAATCCTGATACATTCCACTTCCCTAAGTATGTCACATTTGAGCATACCCCAAACTCAGGAACTGAACTAACTATAGGTGGATTTAACATTGGAAATAATCAACAAAATGTTGCTGGACTAAATTTCCCCTTTAAAGCGACTAGGATTACAGTATTTATGCCAACATGTGATCATAACAAGCCCTTCCTGTTCCACGTAGCTTCCAAGCAGGGACAGACTAATAACAGGTGGTTTCAGAGGACAAATGGTAGTAGCTGGAAGGAAATTACTAGTGATTCCAACTTTAGAAATACGACGCCAGATAAAGCTAATAAAGAGGTTAGGGTGCAGTTCACAGAACTTACCAAGAGCTTAGGCGTAACACCATGCAGCGCTCCTGGTACAGTCCAATTGGACGTTACTAAGGTTCCATCTCCTGGAAAGAATGAGACAGTATACTTTTATGGTAACACTCCAATACTTGTTAAGAAGGTAGTTAGTAATGATCTCCCTAATGTATTCCTGAAATATTCTCATACACCTCCAGGTGATGGCGAGTTTACAGTAAGTACTGCACTCATTGGTGGAAGTCAGATAGGAACCATGACTCATAGGAAGGTTCAAGGTTTTTTCGTCTACTTCTGGACTGGGAATGATAACTTACCGATCCTAGTTGGAATTAAAAAGAGTAGTTGGCAGGATGGTAGTGATCAACCAAAGTACTATAGCAAGGGCAATAGTGGATATAGTCACATTTGGACCCCTACTTGGGTATCTGGTATGAGTGAAGTACAAGCACTTGACGATCAAAATTGTAGTTTCAATGGTGCAATTCCAGTTAATCTAAATAATCCTACAAATCCAGATCAGTTCCTTTCTATTTCCAACAAATCTAGCTGTCTAAAGAATTATAAAAAGATCACACGTTCTACATCTACATCTTCTCCTCCAAACAGTGATTACACCGTTCAAGAATACAATGTTAGCGGGGGATACACCCAAATTTCCAGAGTAACTTATGATGGAAGAGATACTACCGGAATCACTCTTCCAAAAGATTATACAGTCTCAAGAATTAGAGTGTATTCTTACCCAGGAAATCCAGGTCCTCCAGAGATTCCTCTCATGCTCCAGTTTATACCAAAAGGTAATGGAGAGTCAAAGTGGTTTGAGAGTAATAATACAAGTGGAACTGATTGGGGAACAGTTAATGTAACTGCTGGATTCTACAATGAAACTGGAAACCAGCCTACTGAGAAGCTTACAACTGAACTTGATGAGATAGCATGTTCCATAGGTATAGGTGTTactatggatatatctTTTAGGAATTCTGTTCAAGATGCCAGCCATAAGAATAGATATTGTTGCCGTTACCATAGTGACGATATGCAGAAAATTTCTGTTGAGAAAAAGATCATCCAAGTAAATGATAGAACGATGGACTGCTACAGACATCAAACCAATTACGGAACTACACTTTCCGGTATTAAATATTACGAAAATAGTAATACTAATGCTGataggaagagaataaaactTGGTGACCTTACCTTTCCCATAAAGGATTCGGTAAAAATCTACGCATTATACTGTGGAGGAAATCCTGCACTAATATATCTGGACTATGATGGACAACTCAATGTTAAGGGGTGGTACAAAAGAACTCCTGGTGATAGTCAACTATGGAATAATCTCACTAGTGAACTCCCAGACCAAACACCAGATAACATAAAAAAATGTGGTGACGAATATAACAAGCTTGTGACTGTACTAAATGAGTTTCCTGGATATAAAGATTTGCAAAAATGCACTGAAAATACCACTTCCCAATCCTCATCTCTAAAAGACACTGGAGCTCTTCCTGGACCTCAAGGACCTGGTGGTGAACTAGAACAAGGTGCTGGTACTGCTCATGGCAAAGCGAAAATTAAAGACTCTGAAGAAGTTGATACCCAACCTAAAGGCCctaatcctactcttgctgatgaaaagaataaaaaagAATTGGGACATAGATCTGAAGGGGTGCATAGAGTACTAGATTTTGTTAGCGATCTTTTTTCTGTTCTTATAGGGCCTAAGGGTGATAGAGCACAACCTAGATCCTCTCTTGGACCCAGAGGACCTGCTTGTGAAACTGGTGGTCAAAATCATGATAAAGGAGAAGCTGGTGAACCTCCTACCAGACCTCCTGTTCTTCTTCCTACTCCCAAAGATACTCCTGAACCTAATGATCTCGCTCAGGAAGCTGCTACTCCTCAACTCCAAGAAAATTCTAACTCTGGGTTGTCTCAACCACAAAATGGTAATGATCAATCTCCTGTAGATAATCATCAACAATCTGATCTCCAATCTCTCTCAGCCGATAATCAATTTAGTAGAGGAGTTCCTGATGCTCCTCCTGAAGTTAAACCTGCTTCTGAACCTTCTGCTGATAAACAAGGTGTTCCTGAAACTTCTCAAACTAACTCTTCTGATTGGGAAGTAATTTTCGGGGGCTCTGCCACTGTAGTTtctggttctcttactggacttgttttgcaggatggaaactttataatcgctataaaggagatccttgg ttggtataatggagtactatCATGGATGGATACTATAGGAAATTATAATCAGGCTATAACCACAATATTTCGCAAAGTAATAACGTCTCATCTACCTAACGACATTACAAacatctccaaaatttaCCTTATACACCAAAACATTAAATATTTAGGTCTTGGATCAATCTTGTTGGTCAAAGAGTCTGAATGTCTTTTAAAGAGATGGTGTGACTCTCATCTTCCAGAGGTTTTTGTAGACTTTACTGGTAAAAATCAAAAGAGTACCATGAAAGTCGCATTTTTGGACGTTGGCTTTGTCCACTCTACATTTTTTGTTGCCGAAATATCTGAATCTGACGGACAATTTGAGCACAAGATTCTATCCGAGAAAGCATCAGATGAGATTGGAACTTACCAG ATAATCGAAACCATTGGGGATCACATTTGTGAACTTACAGGGGAAAGTATTAAAATCCCATCTAGACACtcattttacattttcaaatcGAGTACAAAGGCACTAAAGGAACTTAGCGTACTCAATGATGTCAAGATTGACGTTGAGCGTATTTTGGCAGATGACGAGGATTTTACAACAACTCTCGCGAGAACAAAGTTGGAGGAACTCACCGCTCATAttcag GAAAAGCTGCAAGCCATGATAGAGTCGGTGCTGCCGGAGTCTTTGGATGATTTGCTTGGGATGGAGGTGCTGGGAGGAGGTTCCAGGATCCCGTTTGTAAAGGCGGTAGCTGAAAAGGCGCTGGGGAAGCGTGGCTTTACAAGGCCCTTGAGGACGTCAATGGACACAACTTCAGCCGTTGCATATGGCGCCACCAAGCTCGCTCTTTCCGGGACTCTCCCCTCGATGGAATCTCCACTTCCAGATGAGTATCGCCGGTTTTTGGACAGAGAAGCTCTGCTAAAGTCAATAGAGGACGCAGAACTACAGAAACAGTCGCTACTAAACGAAATTGACAACTACATTATCAAGACGAAAAACGATGCTCAGGAGGACTACAAGGGCGTTTTGGACCTTGAAAAGGCGGAGCCTCTCCTGTATGACCTGGAGAACTTTGCAAGTGAAGCCATAATGGACAAGACGATCGACTGGCAGACCTGCAGTAAAAAACTGGAGGAGTGCAAAGCCAAAGTCGAACAGGAGTTCCCAGAGTACATCAAACTCaaggaggaaaaggaaagACAACATCAGGAAGAGGCCACAGAGAGCTCCAGCATGCCAGAGGTCAACATGGATGTGACGCTCCCAAATAGCGTCTGCATCAAGAGAGCCAACAAGAACAAGGAAGAAGGCAACGTCCTCGTATCCGCCGGAAACGTAGAACTGGCTGCACAGCATTACATCAGGGCCATTCAGTACTGTTCAAAGGTCAGCAATGTAACTGAAGAAGAACAAACGACGCTCTCTGAGCTCAAAATGACCACAAACTTGAATTTGGCCATG TGCTACCTCAAGATGGAGACCAAGACAAGCCTCAACAAAGTCGTCTCTTGCTGTTCAGTGGCACTCGACATTCG ACCAAATCATCCAAAGGCACTTTTTAGAAGGGCCCTGGCATACGAGAAGCTTAATGAACTCGAAAAGGCCATCGGAGACGCTGAATTTGGACTAACGGCACACCCAGACAATACAGACCTGAAaaat ACTCTTAGTGGTACATTAGATTCACTGGTCATCTTTGTACTGTACAAGAGGGAGGAGCTTGAATCAGTAGTGTACATAAGAAAAAGAGTAGGATCATGA
- a CDS encoding hypothetical protein (encoded by transcript BEWA_028450A), giving the protein MAESAEFVATVGIDAGGDSCRLCVAKSGQDRVNLHVNRVSNRQTPALVSFDKRLRIYGEEAEARAASLFKNSVPLPLYISGLDKDSLGEYIKTKKYLFGSTFDKNNGAFSVTFDDAPYQVYPAEILSFFVDKVLDTVRKECEVSTSDGNNKFRVALSLPIYLSEETKKGIYNSLSLTG; this is encoded by the exons ATGGCCGAAAGTGCCGAATTTGTTGCCACAGTTGGCATAGATGCCGGCGGAGATTCCTGCAGACTCTGCGTAGCAAAAAGCGGTCAGGACAGAGTGAATTTACATGTGAACAGAGTTTCAAATAGACAAACTCCGGCACTCGTTTCCTTTGACAAGAGATTAAG AATTTACGGGGAAGAAGCAGAGGCAAGGGCTGCGAGTCTCTTTAAAAACAGCGTTCCTCTTCCACTTTACATTTCTGGTTTAGACAAAGATTCCCTTGGAGAATATATAAAGACCAAAAAGTATCTATTTGGCTCAACATTTGACAAGAATAACGGTGCATTTAGTGTAACCTTTGACGATGCTCCTTACCAAGTCTACCCAGCTGAAATCCTTTCCTTTTTCGTAGACAAAGTCTTGGATACTGTGAGGAAGGAATGTGAAGTTTCCACTTCAGATGGAAATAACAAGTTTAGAGTTGCCCTTAGTCTACCAATTTATTTGAGTGAAGAGACTAAAAAGGGAATTTATAATTCGCTTTCACTAACGGGTTAG
- a CDS encoding hypothetical protein (encoded by transcript BEWA_028460A), which translates to MTSLSIIDVDELVFEHRTILVNYLGTIANAIDDILISPWSTANDSVDTEDASPKEIQPMDRIAKSDSHMLREAIKMVLKSSSSPSQSMPLLTPEIVKETLCILTDVLEKYDLVHAHRLQTLSDVYNGAKLYALRAGNGVAYKEKVHEWDNSRNGMLCCHLQDVLLLGWLWVSLEKLCSGNQVDFEYFFGVSDENNDGETVVLVTMFKEAVDAFIKSGGKSVMHDAQVSIH; encoded by the coding sequence ATGACTTCTCTATCTATAATTGACGTGGACGAGCTGGTGTTTGAGCATCGGACGATCCTTGTCAATTACCTGGGTACAATCGCCAATGCCATTGATGATATTCTTATATCGCCATGGAGCACTGCAAATGATTCGGTGGATACAGAAGATGCATCTCCTAAAGAAATTCAACCAATGGATAGAATAGCCAAATCAGACTCTCACATGTTGAGGGAGGCCATCAAGATGGTTCTGAAATCTTCGTCCTCACCCTCTCAATCGATGCCCCTGCTTACACCGGAAATTGTCAAGGAAACGCTTTGCATTCTCACAGATGTGCTTGAAAAGTACGACCTTGTCCACGCCCATAGGCTGCAGACACTCTCTGACGTGTACAATGGAGCAAAACTCTATGCCTTGCGCGCAGGAAACGGGGTTGCCTACAAGGAAAAGGTGCACGAGTGGGATAATTCCAGAAATGGAATGCTTTGTTGTCACTTGCAAGATGTCCTTTTGTTAGGATGGCTTTGGGTCTCGTTGGAGAAACTTTGTAGCGGCAATCAGGTAGATTTTGAATACTTTTTCGGTGTTTCAGATGAGAATAATGACGGTGAAACTGTTGTACTTGTCACAATGTTCAAAGAGGCCGTTGATGCGTTTATAAAATCTGGAGGTAAGTCTGTCATGCATGATGCGCAAGTGAGTATCCACTGA